CACGGCCTTACCCACCGTCGCCTCGGCGACATAGAGCTTGTCGACGTCCAGCTGGTGGTTGTTTTCGGCGTTGGCAATCGCCGACTGCAGCACCTTCTTGACGTCATGGGCGATACGCCGCTTGGAAAAGGTCAGCTCGGCCAGGGCCTGGCCGGCCTTCAGGCCGCGGATGCTCTGCGCCACCAGGTTCAGCTTGCGCGGGCTGATGCGGATGTAGGCGGCGCTGGCGATGGCCGCGTTATCCGGGAGCCGGCGCGGGGTTGCCTTCTTGCCCATGGTTTAAGACCTCTTCGCCTTCTTGTCGGCAGCATGGCCGTGGAACGTGCGGGTCGGCGAGAATTCGCCGAACTTGTGGCCGATCATCTCCTCGGTCACCAGCACGGGAACGAACTTGTTGCCGTTGTGGACCCCGAAGGTGATGCCCACGAACTGCGGCAGGATGGTCGACCGCCGCGACCAGGTCTTGATGACCTCGTTGCGACCAGACGACCGAGACGTCTCGGCCTTCTTCAGAAGGTAGCCGTCCACGAAGGGACCTTTCCAAACGGAACGCGCCACGACCGCTCTCCTTCGCTTACTTGCCGCGGTGACGGCGGCGAATGATCTGGCCGTCCGTCCGCTTGTTGTTGCGGGTCTTCATGCCCTTGGTGCACTTGCCCCAGGGAGTGACCGGGTGCCGGCCACCCGAGGTGCGGCCTTCGCCGCCGCCGTGCGGGTGATCGATGGGGTTCATGGACACGCCGCGAACCGTCGGGCGAACGCCCATCCAGCGCTTGCGGCCAGCCTTCCCCAAGTTGATGTTCTGCTGGTCCGGATTGGACACCGCGCCCACCGTGGCCATGCATTCGGCCCGCACGACCCGGAGTTCGCCGGACGCCAGCCGGAGC
This window of the Magnetospirillum sp. WYHS-4 genome carries:
- the rplV gene encoding 50S ribosomal protein L22, encoding MGKKATPRRLPDNAAIASAAYIRISPRKLNLVAQSIRGLKAGQALAELTFSKRRIAHDVKKVLQSAIANAENNHQLDVDKLYVAEATVGKAVVMKRWHARARGRVGRIEKFLSNLRVVVREREETV
- the rpsS gene encoding 30S ribosomal protein S19 produces the protein MARSVWKGPFVDGYLLKKAETSRSSGRNEVIKTWSRRSTILPQFVGITFGVHNGNKFVPVLVTEEMIGHKFGEFSPTRTFHGHAADKKAKRS